AAAAACCCTGGACAGAGAAATTATGGATTTATGACCTGAGAACTAATATGCATTTTACACTTAAGACAAATCCCCTAAGATATGAACATCTTGAAGACTTTATAAGATGCTATAATCCTGAAAATAGAAGGAATAGAGAGGAAACAGAACGATTTAGGGCATTCACCTATGAAGAGTTGATTCAAAGGGATAAAGTAAGCCTTGATATATTCTGGCTTAAAGATGAAAGCCTTGAAGACTCAGAAAACCTTCCTTCTCCTGATGTAATTGCAAGGGAGATTTTAGAAAACCTTGAATCCGCCCTTGAAGAGTTTAACAGTATTTATGAGGAGTTGGATAGAAGATAATTTAAATAATTAGACTGGAAAAATTTAAATATCGGTATAAATTTAAGAATCTTTCCGTTAATAGTCTCTTTAACTTCTATATCCTTTGTTATCATAAAGAGCTTTGAACAGTTTATAATCTCTGAAACCTTAAGCAGAGCTCTTATTTCTCTTTTTTTGTATTGGGATCAGAAATATCCCAGCAAACCTGAATATGACTTAGAATATCTTTACCTGCCTTTATTACAAAATCTATCTCCCCTTTTCGCGGTTCTTTGAAGTAAAATATCTCCATTTCTGGTATTAATAACTTTTGTCCAAGCAGATGAAGATATACAAGATTTTCCGTATGTCTACCAATGTTTTCACTAAAAGAAAGCCCCATAACATTGGAAAGAGCTGTATCAATTGAATAAACCTTTCTTGGCGATTTTTCTATTTCCTTTACTTTATATGAAAATCTTTTAACAAAAGACAGTAAAAAGCAGTCTTCCAGATATCTTGAAAATTTGTCAACCGTATCCTTGCTAATCTCTAAAAATTTGCTAATAGATGTATTTGTAACCATTGCGGAAAAATTAGTCAGATAGAATCTAAGAAGTGACCTTATTTTTTCCAGATTTTCTTATCTTATGCCTTTTTATGAGATCTTTTTCAAGAATATCACTAATGTATGAAAGAAGAATCTCTCTCTTATTTGAGTTCAATACAACTTCTGGAAAGCCTCCAAATTCAATGTATTCTCTGAATAACGCTCTTAGC
This region of Thermodesulfovibrionales bacterium genomic DNA includes:
- a CDS encoding DUF4143 domain-containing protein, which gives rise to MVTNTSISKFLEISKDTVDKFSRYLEDCFLLSFVKRFSYKVKEIEKSPRKVYSIDTALSNVMGLSFSENIGRHTENLVYLHLLGQKLLIPEMEIFYFKEPRKGEIDFVIKAGKDILSHIQVCWDISDPNTKKEK